One Azospirillum sp. B510 genomic window carries:
- a CDS encoding adenylate/guanylate cyclase domain-containing protein, whose protein sequence is MTTVTPAGKAAPKPGAKSGSKPAGRRRLRLPIAAVLVAGFGSLMLAAVASVLVLGLFSAGTNTFALLNDKADLALAGVEVRVRHQLDPAREMARFVAGLIERGELHPGDTPAMTDTLRGALAGAPDVTGLAFIRPDLTGVRIARLNGELSVERIDMQGESDIPPEILDGPNRSAASWADPRWLKDAQNSFVNVYQPVRRDGRYLGQVAVGVSLGDLSRFLQVLYVDQGLNAFVLYDQSHVLAHPALVGRSFDFSGKRDGPPLPRVDQVDDPALAALWSNGVPVQSLKKRVEARSVRVLGSDYIFLTRKMAGYGQQDWIIGIGYRDGEMNVEVRRLYITGAVGLVILLVSVGVALLVGRRISRQVARLAEAADRVRAFEFRAIPDLPDSRLREMARAATAFNAMVAGLRWFETYVPKALVLRLMRQRETEGGLDSVQREVTVMFTDIRGFSRMAEHMAAADTAALLNEHFTLLAACIEAEGGTVDKFIGDSLMAFWGAPEAQEDHAVRGLRAALAIHHAIRADNRRRVADGRAPIHVRVGLHSGPVVVGNIGSDSRINYTIVGDTVNVAARIEELSAALQGESEVIVLTSGVTAAKGKDAVPLVRQGGRSLRGRTGMTELWRLVLEEERKEAAKAGGNPAPSPPLPSVPVPDEGVKPALAGKDTL, encoded by the coding sequence GTGACGACCGTGACCCCGGCCGGCAAAGCGGCGCCGAAGCCGGGAGCGAAATCCGGATCGAAGCCCGCCGGGCGCCGGCGGCTGCGGCTGCCCATCGCCGCGGTGCTGGTGGCGGGCTTCGGGTCGCTGATGCTGGCGGCGGTGGCCAGCGTGCTGGTCCTTGGGCTGTTCAGCGCCGGGACCAACACTTTCGCCCTGCTGAACGACAAGGCCGATCTGGCGTTGGCCGGGGTGGAGGTGCGGGTCCGCCACCAACTCGACCCCGCGCGGGAAATGGCGCGCTTCGTCGCCGGGCTGATCGAGCGCGGCGAGTTGCACCCCGGCGACACCCCGGCGATGACCGACACGCTGCGCGGCGCCCTGGCCGGCGCGCCGGACGTCACCGGTCTCGCCTTCATCCGCCCGGACCTGACCGGCGTACGCATCGCCCGGCTGAATGGCGAGCTGAGCGTCGAACGGATCGACATGCAGGGCGAGAGCGACATTCCGCCTGAAATCCTGGATGGTCCGAACCGCAGCGCCGCCAGCTGGGCCGATCCGCGCTGGTTGAAGGATGCCCAGAACAGCTTCGTCAACGTGTATCAGCCGGTGCGGCGCGACGGTCGCTATCTGGGGCAGGTGGCGGTCGGCGTCTCGCTCGGCGACCTGTCGCGTTTCCTCCAGGTATTGTATGTGGATCAGGGGCTGAACGCCTTCGTGCTCTACGACCAGAGCCATGTTCTGGCCCACCCGGCGCTGGTTGGCCGCAGTTTCGATTTCTCCGGCAAGCGGGACGGCCCGCCGCTGCCGCGTGTCGATCAGGTCGATGATCCGGCGTTGGCGGCGCTGTGGTCGAACGGCGTTCCGGTGCAGTCGCTGAAGAAACGGGTGGAGGCGCGCAGCGTGCGCGTTCTCGGCAGCGATTACATCTTCCTGACCCGCAAGATGGCGGGATACGGCCAGCAGGACTGGATCATCGGCATCGGCTACCGCGACGGCGAAATGAATGTCGAGGTCCGCCGGCTCTACATCACCGGCGCCGTCGGTTTGGTCATCCTGCTGGTGTCGGTCGGGGTGGCGCTGCTGGTCGGGCGGCGGATCAGCCGGCAGGTGGCGCGGCTGGCCGAGGCCGCCGACCGTGTCCGCGCCTTCGAATTCCGCGCCATCCCCGACCTGCCCGATTCCCGCCTGCGCGAGATGGCGCGGGCCGCCACCGCCTTCAACGCGATGGTCGCCGGCCTGCGCTGGTTCGAGACCTATGTGCCGAAGGCGCTGGTGCTGCGCCTGATGCGCCAGCGCGAGACCGAGGGCGGGCTCGATTCGGTCCAGCGCGAGGTGACGGTGATGTTCACCGACATCCGCGGCTTCTCCCGCATGGCCGAGCATATGGCGGCCGCCGACACCGCCGCCCTGCTGAACGAGCATTTCACCCTGCTCGCCGCCTGCATCGAGGCGGAGGGCGGCACGGTGGACAAATTCATCGGCGATTCGCTGATGGCCTTCTGGGGGGCGCCCGAGGCGCAGGAGGACCATGCCGTCCGCGGGTTGCGCGCGGCGCTGGCGATCCACCACGCCATCCGCGCCGACAACCGTCGCCGCGTCGCCGACGGCCGGGCGCCGATCCATGTCCGCGTCGGCCTGCACAGCGGCCCGGTGGTGGTGGGCAACATCGGCTCCGACAGCCGGATCAACTACACCATCGTCGGCGACACCGTGAATGTCGCCGCCCGCATCGAGGAGCTGTCGGCGGCGCTCCAGGGCGAGTCCGAGGTGATCGTGCTGACCAGCGGCGTCACCGCCGCCAAGGGCAAGGACGCCGTCCCGCTGGTCCGCCAGGGCGGCCGGTCGCTGCGCGGCCGCACCGGCATGACCGAACTCTGGCGTCTCGTGCTGGAGGAGGAGAGGAAGGAGGCGGCGAAGGCGGGGGGCAATCCCGCGCCATCACCGCCTCTTCCGTCGGTGCCGGTTCCGGATGAGGGCGTCAAGCCAGCGTTGGCAGGTAAGGATACGCTCTGA
- a CDS encoding cytochrome c, with the protein MMKPSIARMVGRLARRLPTILPTMLAVPLAAALLIAVPPRPVLAGGPALTIALAGTERVFDRDSLLTRPDTVTVDIPADVSYGRPMRYRAVPLASLLGTAAFPPGGVLEGVASDGFTAQLPPELCLRTGPDGAVAFLAVEPADQPWPNLPGKEVSAGPFYLVWLRPEASGVRSEQWPYQLARIVGSDDPLRRWPQLAVDPGLAAESPVRAGQAVFVTQCMACHTLNGAGSAAMGPDLNRPMNPTEYLTPAGLKKLIRDPRSVRTWPGQQMPGFDPAMLSDADLDRVVAYLGHMAGRKAP; encoded by the coding sequence ATGATGAAGCCGTCGATCGCGCGCATGGTCGGACGCCTGGCCAGGCGTCTGCCCACCATCCTGCCAACCATGCTGGCCGTTCCGCTCGCCGCGGCACTGCTCATCGCCGTGCCGCCGCGTCCGGTTCTGGCCGGCGGGCCGGCGCTGACGATCGCCCTCGCCGGAACCGAGCGGGTGTTCGACCGCGACAGTCTGCTGACCCGGCCGGACACGGTGACCGTCGACATCCCCGCCGACGTGTCCTATGGCCGGCCGATGCGCTATCGCGCCGTTCCGCTGGCCAGCCTGCTCGGCACCGCCGCCTTCCCGCCGGGCGGCGTGCTGGAGGGGGTGGCGTCGGACGGCTTCACCGCGCAGCTGCCGCCGGAGCTGTGCCTGCGCACCGGCCCCGACGGCGCCGTCGCCTTCCTGGCGGTCGAGCCGGCCGATCAGCCCTGGCCGAACCTGCCGGGCAAGGAGGTCTCCGCCGGTCCCTTCTATCTGGTGTGGCTGCGGCCGGAGGCGTCGGGGGTGCGCAGCGAGCAATGGCCCTACCAGCTGGCCCGCATCGTCGGCTCCGACGATCCGCTGCGGCGCTGGCCGCAACTGGCGGTCGATCCGGGGCTGGCCGCCGAGTCGCCGGTCCGCGCCGGGCAGGCGGTGTTCGTCACCCAATGCATGGCCTGCCACACCCTGAACGGCGCCGGCAGCGCCGCGATGGGCCCCGACCTGAACCGGCCGATGAACCCGACCGAATATCTGACGCCCGCCGGGCTCAAGAAGCTGATCCGCGACCCGCGCTCCGTCCGGACCTGGCCCGGCCAGCAGATGCCGGGCTTCGATCCGGCGATGCTGAGCGATGCCGACCTGGACCGCGTCGTCGCCTATCTCGGCCACATGGCGGGACGGAAGGCGCCCTGA
- a CDS encoding thermonuclease family protein, whose protein sequence is MRLVTLPLLRLPVLLLGWLLLTGAAPAESPRVTAVLDGDTLELEDGRRVRLAGIEAAKPPRHADPADGRVWPLAEAATMALSDLALGRRVALHGPAPVDRHGRLLAHLVREDGLWLQSALLARGLARVHTRPDARAYAAELLAGEEAARNAGRGLWRSRVYAVRDAADPEGLARDRDSFQLVEGVVLAVTKGGGESWLDFGADWRSDVTIHIGRAAMREVTRAGIDPLSYEGRRLRVRGWITLRNGPMIEITHPEQIERLEREAVSATPRRAGADDDDPWNDDEGEDDPE, encoded by the coding sequence ATGCGCCTTGTCACGCTCCCGCTCCTACGGCTGCCGGTCCTGCTGCTGGGCTGGCTGCTGCTGACCGGCGCCGCCCCGGCGGAGTCGCCGCGGGTCACCGCCGTGCTGGACGGCGACACGCTGGAGCTGGAGGACGGGCGCCGGGTCCGGCTGGCCGGCATCGAGGCGGCCAAGCCGCCGCGGCACGCCGACCCGGCCGATGGCCGCGTCTGGCCGCTGGCGGAGGCGGCGACCATGGCGCTGAGCGACCTGGCGCTGGGCCGCCGGGTCGCGCTGCATGGACCGGCACCGGTGGACCGCCATGGCCGGCTGCTCGCCCATCTGGTGCGGGAGGATGGGCTGTGGCTGCAATCGGCGCTGCTGGCGCGCGGGCTGGCGCGGGTCCACACCCGGCCCGACGCCCGCGCCTATGCCGCCGAGCTGCTGGCCGGCGAGGAAGCGGCGCGCAATGCCGGGCGCGGGCTGTGGCGCAGCCGGGTCTATGCCGTGCGCGACGCCGCCGATCCGGAGGGGCTCGCCCGCGACCGCGACAGCTTCCAGCTGGTCGAGGGAGTGGTGCTGGCCGTCACCAAGGGCGGCGGCGAGAGCTGGCTGGATTTCGGCGCCGACTGGCGCAGCGACGTCACCATCCATATCGGCCGCGCCGCGATGCGCGAGGTCACCCGCGCCGGCATCGACCCGCTGTCCTACGAGGGACGCCGCCTGCGCGTGCGGGGCTGGATCACGCTGCGCAATGGCCCCATGATCGAGATCACCCATCCCGAACAGATCGAGCGGCTGGAACGGGAAGCGGTGTCGGCAACCCCGCGACGCGCGGGCGCCGACGATGACGACCCATGGAATGACGACGAAGGGGAGGATGATCCGGAATGA
- the rapZ gene encoding RNase adapter RapZ, which yields MTSADTSSSGITSVEAAPDPAGGATARGRIVLVTGLSGAGMSVALKALEDLGYEAVDNLRLSLVPALIRQADPKRRPLALVIDSRTRDFSAQSFLDELEELRRGAELEVSLVFLDCGDEVLQRRFTETRRRHPLAEDRTVPDGIQRERALLFPLKEQADVTIDTTQLSIHDLRRILSGHFRRDAQAALQVFVTSFSFRQGLPREADLVFDVRFLTNPHYDPDLRPLTGLDPAVAARVESDPDYPGFFRNLTEMLRPLLPRYNQEGKSYLTIAIGCTGGKHRSVFIAERLAAWLKEQGLRVNLSHRELDRQGLRTGGQNGNGITGNTAAGTVANHPANHQANHQANHQG from the coding sequence ATGACATCCGCCGACACCAGCTCCTCCGGCATCACATCCGTCGAGGCGGCGCCCGATCCCGCCGGTGGTGCCACCGCCCGCGGGCGCATCGTGCTGGTCACCGGCCTGTCGGGGGCCGGGATGTCGGTGGCGCTGAAGGCGTTGGAGGATCTCGGATACGAGGCGGTCGACAATCTGCGCCTGTCGCTGGTCCCCGCCCTGATCCGGCAGGCCGATCCGAAACGCCGGCCCTTGGCGCTGGTGATCGACAGCCGGACCCGCGACTTTTCCGCGCAGAGCTTTCTCGACGAGCTGGAGGAGCTGCGGCGCGGCGCCGAGCTGGAGGTCAGCCTGGTCTTCCTGGATTGCGGCGACGAGGTGCTGCAACGCCGCTTCACCGAGACGCGGCGGCGCCATCCGCTGGCGGAGGACCGGACGGTGCCCGACGGCATCCAGCGCGAACGCGCGCTGCTGTTCCCGCTGAAGGAGCAAGCAGACGTCACCATCGACACGACGCAACTGTCCATTCATGATTTGCGGCGCATCCTGTCCGGACATTTCCGCCGTGACGCGCAGGCAGCCCTCCAGGTGTTCGTGACCTCCTTCTCCTTCCGCCAGGGACTTCCGCGCGAAGCCGATCTGGTCTTCGACGTGAGGTTCCTGACCAACCCGCATTACGATCCGGATCTGCGGCCGCTGACCGGCCTCGATCCGGCCGTCGCGGCGCGGGTGGAGAGCGACCCCGACTATCCCGGCTTCTTCCGGAACCTGACGGAGATGCTGCGCCCGCTGCTGCCGCGCTACAACCAGGAGGGCAAGAGCTATCTGACCATCGCCATCGGCTGCACCGGCGGCAAGCATCGTTCGGTCTTCATCGCCGAACGGCTGGCGGCCTGGCTGAAGGAGCAGGGGCTGCGGGTGAACCTGAGCCACCGCGAACTCGACCGGCAGGGGCTGCGGACCGGCGGCCAGAACGGCAACGGCATCACCGGCAACACGGCGGCCGGCACCGTGGCCAACCATCCGGCCAACCATCAGGCCAACCATCAGGCCAACCATCAGGGATGA
- the ptsP gene encoding phosphoenolpyruvate--protein phosphotransferase, translating to MKSDLPPGVPAGGPVASPDRGGSGGSSSPDSWSGSAGGAGRALRGLGVSPGIAIGPAHVVESGAVAIPEYVVEPDAVEAEVARFNEAATKARRQIKKLKSKALVLPDSASEEIGFLLDAHLSMVTNSRLTRGVEQRIKRERINAEAAIQAEIAAIAATFAGMDDAYLAGRIDDIREVGRRLTRNLLKQEYRAFSTLAPGSIILAEELTPADTALLDPSVVGGFATVLGGAEGHTAILARSLGLPAVLGAPGLLAGVRNGVTVIVDGLQGRVLIDPPAELLADYGERRAARERERQGLKSLRKLPAVTRDGTAVTLMANLELPRDLDHALEHGAQGIGLLRTEFMFMNRDHLPDEEEQYAVLRTMIEGMGGRTVTARTMDLGGEKLAGWMAGRYGEPANPALGLRAIRLGLREPKLLETQLAAMLRAGAHGPLRILLPMIASVAEVQKVREMMGQVARRLRRRGVAIADPLPPVGVMVEVPGAALAADALAYAADFFSIGTNDLTQYTLAIDRADEQVATLYDPLHPAVLRLIQFTVEAALRARIPVSVCGEIAGDPRYSALLLGLGVRELSMAPPSVPAVKKRIRALDLVEAGRRARVIMDQSDSGRIATLLDDFNAIL from the coding sequence ATGAAGAGTGACCTGCCCCCCGGCGTTCCGGCCGGCGGACCGGTGGCCAGCCCCGACCGCGGCGGCTCCGGCGGATCGTCCTCCCCTGACAGCTGGAGTGGTTCGGCCGGTGGAGCCGGGCGTGCCCTGCGCGGCCTCGGCGTGTCGCCCGGCATCGCCATCGGCCCGGCCCATGTGGTGGAGAGCGGCGCCGTCGCCATCCCCGAATATGTGGTGGAGCCCGACGCGGTCGAAGCCGAGGTTGCCCGTTTCAACGAGGCGGCGACCAAGGCGCGGCGCCAGATCAAGAAGCTGAAAAGCAAGGCGCTGGTCCTGCCCGACTCGGCGTCGGAGGAGATCGGCTTCCTGCTCGACGCCCATCTGTCGATGGTCACCAACTCCCGCCTGACCCGCGGGGTGGAACAGCGCATCAAGCGGGAGCGCATCAACGCCGAGGCCGCCATCCAGGCGGAGATCGCCGCCATCGCCGCCACCTTCGCCGGCATGGACGACGCCTATCTCGCCGGCCGCATCGACGACATCCGCGAAGTCGGGCGGCGGCTGACCCGCAACCTGCTGAAGCAGGAATACCGGGCCTTCAGCACCCTGGCCCCCGGCAGCATCATCCTGGCGGAGGAGCTGACCCCGGCCGACACCGCCCTGCTCGACCCCTCCGTCGTCGGCGGCTTCGCCACCGTGCTGGGCGGGGCGGAAGGGCATACGGCCATTCTCGCCCGCTCGCTCGGGCTTCCGGCGGTGCTGGGCGCGCCCGGCCTGCTGGCCGGCGTGCGCAACGGCGTGACGGTGATCGTCGACGGTCTGCAAGGCCGGGTTCTGATCGATCCGCCGGCCGAGCTGCTGGCCGATTACGGCGAGCGCCGCGCCGCCCGCGAGCGCGAGCGCCAGGGATTGAAATCCTTGCGCAAGCTGCCCGCCGTCACCCGTGACGGCACCGCCGTCACGCTGATGGCGAATCTGGAGCTGCCCCGCGATCTGGACCATGCGCTGGAGCATGGCGCCCAGGGCATCGGCCTGCTGCGGACCGAGTTCATGTTCATGAACCGCGACCATCTGCCCGACGAGGAGGAGCAGTACGCCGTTCTGCGCACCATGATCGAGGGGATGGGCGGCCGCACCGTCACCGCCCGCACCATGGATCTGGGCGGCGAGAAGCTGGCGGGCTGGATGGCCGGGCGCTATGGCGAGCCGGCCAATCCGGCGCTGGGGCTGCGCGCCATCCGCCTGGGCTTGCGCGAACCCAAGCTGCTGGAAACCCAGCTCGCCGCCATGCTGCGGGCCGGCGCCCATGGGCCGCTGCGCATCCTGCTGCCGATGATCGCCTCGGTGGCGGAGGTGCAGAAGGTGCGCGAGATGATGGGGCAGGTCGCCCGCCGCCTGCGCCGCCGCGGTGTCGCCATCGCCGACCCGCTGCCGCCGGTGGGCGTGATGGTGGAGGTGCCGGGCGCGGCGCTGGCGGCCGACGCGCTGGCCTATGCCGCCGACTTCTTCTCGATCGGCACCAACGACCTGACCCAGTACACGCTGGCGATCGACCGTGCCGACGAACAGGTCGCGACCCTCTATGACCCGCTGCATCCGGCCGTGCTGCGGCTGATCCAGTTCACCGTGGAGGCGGCCTTGCGCGCCCGCATTCCGGTGTCGGTCTGCGGTGAGATCGCCGGCGATCCGCGCTATTCCGCCCTGCTGCTGGGGCTGGGGGTGCGCGAGCTGTCGATGGCGCCGCCGTCGGTGCCGGCGGTGAAGAAACGCATCCGCGCGCTCGACCTGGTGGAGGCGGGCCGCCGCGCCCGCGTCATCATGGACCAGAGCGACAGCGGCCGCATCGCCACGCTGCTGGACGATTTCAACGCCATCCTGTGA
- a CDS encoding HPr family phosphocarrier protein produces the protein MSHPDDTASADGEIRRTATITNQRGLHARASAKFVKLVATFDAEISVRRGESVVSGESIMGLMMLAAGPGTSVELRASGAQADAAMDALLDLINRKFDEE, from the coding sequence ATGAGCCACCCCGACGACACGGCATCCGCCGATGGCGAAATCCGCCGCACCGCCACGATCACCAACCAGCGTGGCCTGCATGCCCGCGCCTCGGCCAAGTTCGTCAAGCTGGTCGCCACCTTCGATGCCGAGATCTCGGTGCGCCGCGGTGAGTCCGTGGTGTCCGGCGAATCGATCATGGGGCTGATGATGCTGGCCGCCGGCCCCGGCACCAGCGTGGAGCTGCGCGCCAGCGGCGCCCAGGCCGACGCGGCGATGGACGCCCTCCTGGACCTGATCAATCGCAAGTTCGATGAAGAGTGA
- the cobT gene encoding cobaltochelatase subunit CobT, with protein sequence MTTQNDTPVEAFKRSTTATVRAMSRRAEVQVGFSSDPPGVAGQRVRVPLPARDLNPVDVAKLRGAADAVALRLRHHDATVHAHRMPLGDAARQAYDALEQARCEAVGSRDMAGVAHNLEAALEDRYTRQGFDRFEDRGQVPLSEALRLMAREVMTGAPPPPAATHAVDLWRPWVEERLGRDMKGLAAHAGDQEAYAKAVRRLLADLDMEVGQEADQEEEDQQTQSSEDEESPQHGQTRGQDEDQSDSESMASSEMQDSSEAGDSAEDGSGEEGDMEMGEGEGAEEPAGPGQPWRNDANRRNEPDPNAYKAYTTQYDEVVDAADLCDPAELERLRHLLDQQLLHLQGVISKLANRLQRRLMAKQQRSWSFDLEEGILDAARLARVVANPVLPLSFKKEKEMDFRDTVVSLLIDNSGSMRGRPISIAAMSADILARTLERCAVKVEVLGFTTRAWKGGQAREAWVAGGKPPHPGRLNDLRHIVYKAADMPWRRARKNLGLMLREGILKENIDGEALQWAHNRLLGRPEQRRILMVISDGAPVDDSTLSVNAGNYLERHLRQTIEQIETRSPVELVAIGIGHDVTRYYRRAVTIVDAEQLGGTMMNKLAELFDEDDRRGGRRTWR encoded by the coding sequence GTGGCGGGCCAGCGGGTGCGGGTGCCGCTGCCGGCGCGCGACCTCAACCCCGTCGATGTCGCCAAGCTGCGCGGAGCGGCCGATGCGGTGGCCTTGCGGCTGCGCCATCACGATGCCACGGTGCATGCGCACCGCATGCCGTTGGGCGATGCCGCCCGCCAGGCCTATGACGCGCTGGAACAGGCGCGCTGCGAGGCGGTGGGCAGCCGCGACATGGCCGGCGTCGCCCATAACCTGGAAGCGGCGCTGGAGGATCGTTACACCCGTCAGGGCTTCGACCGCTTCGAGGATCGCGGCCAGGTGCCGCTGTCCGAAGCCCTGCGGCTGATGGCGCGCGAGGTGATGACCGGCGCCCCGCCGCCGCCCGCCGCCACCCATGCCGTTGATCTCTGGCGTCCCTGGGTCGAGGAGCGGCTGGGCCGGGACATGAAGGGGCTGGCGGCCCATGCCGGCGATCAGGAGGCCTACGCCAAGGCCGTCCGCCGCCTGCTGGCCGATCTCGACATGGAGGTCGGCCAGGAGGCCGACCAGGAGGAGGAGGACCAGCAGACCCAATCCTCCGAGGACGAGGAGTCGCCCCAGCACGGCCAGACCCGCGGCCAGGACGAGGACCAGTCCGACTCCGAATCCATGGCCTCGTCGGAGATGCAGGACTCGTCGGAGGCCGGCGACAGCGCCGAGGACGGCTCCGGCGAGGAAGGCGACATGGAGATGGGCGAGGGCGAGGGGGCGGAGGAGCCCGCCGGCCCCGGCCAGCCCTGGCGCAACGACGCCAACCGCCGCAACGAGCCCGATCCCAACGCCTACAAGGCCTATACCACCCAGTATGACGAGGTGGTCGACGCCGCCGACCTCTGCGACCCGGCGGAGCTGGAGCGGCTGCGCCATCTGCTCGACCAGCAGCTTCTGCATCTTCAGGGCGTGATCTCCAAACTGGCGAACCGGCTGCAACGCCGGCTGATGGCCAAGCAGCAGCGTTCCTGGAGCTTCGACCTGGAGGAAGGCATCCTCGACGCCGCCCGGCTCGCCCGCGTCGTCGCCAACCCGGTCCTGCCGCTCTCCTTCAAGAAGGAGAAGGAGATGGACTTCCGCGACACGGTGGTATCGCTGCTGATCGACAATTCCGGGTCCATGCGCGGCCGGCCGATCTCCATCGCCGCGATGAGCGCCGACATCCTCGCCCGCACGCTGGAGCGCTGCGCGGTGAAGGTGGAGGTGCTGGGCTTCACCACCCGCGCCTGGAAGGGCGGCCAGGCCCGCGAGGCCTGGGTCGCCGGCGGCAAGCCGCCCCATCCCGGCCGGCTGAACGACCTGCGCCATATCGTCTACAAGGCCGCCGACATGCCGTGGCGCCGCGCCCGCAAGAATCTGGGCCTGATGCTGCGCGAAGGCATCCTGAAGGAGAACATCGACGGCGAGGCGCTGCAATGGGCGCACAACCGGCTGCTCGGCCGGCCGGAACAGCGCCGCATCCTGATGGTGATCTCCGACGGCGCGCCGGTGGACGATTCGACCCTGTCGGTGAATGCCGGCAATTATCTGGAACGCCATCTGCGCCAGACCATCGAGCAGATCGAGACCCGCTCGCCCGTCGAGCTGGTGGCGATCGGCATCGGCCATGATGTCACCCGCTATTACCGCCGCGCCGTGACCATCGTCGATGCCGAACAGCTGGGCGGCACCATGATGAACAAGCTGGCCGAGCTGTTCGACGAGGACGACCGCCGCGGTGGCCGCCGCACTTGGCGCTGA
- a CDS encoding PTS sugar transporter subunit IIA — MIGMVLVTHGRLAEEFIAALFHVVGEQQQVRAVCIGPEDDMEQRRQDILNSVAEVDDGSGVVVLTDMFGGTPSNLAISIMDKAKVEVIAGVNLPMLIKLASVRKTEPLDKSVIAARDAGQKYINVASTLLSD, encoded by the coding sequence ATGATCGGTATGGTTCTTGTCACCCACGGACGGCTGGCCGAGGAATTCATCGCCGCACTGTTCCACGTCGTGGGCGAACAGCAGCAGGTGCGGGCCGTCTGCATCGGGCCGGAAGACGACATGGAACAGCGCCGCCAGGACATCCTGAATTCGGTGGCGGAGGTCGATGACGGGTCGGGGGTGGTGGTGCTGACCGACATGTTCGGCGGCACGCCGTCGAACCTCGCCATCTCCATCATGGACAAGGCGAAGGTGGAGGTGATCGCCGGCGTCAATCTGCCGATGCTGATCAAGCTCGCCAGCGTGCGCAAGACCGAGCCGCTCGACAAGTCGGTGATCGCCGCCCGCGACGCCGGGCAGAAATACATCAACGTCGCCTCCACCCTCCTGTCGGACTGA